Proteins encoded by one window of Streptomyces sp. LX-29:
- a CDS encoding GntR family transcriptional regulator codes for MGTTQLESVPEPKYWHLKTVLSDALDSEFAVGEILPNERELAARFGVARATLRQALEQLELEGRLQRRRGVGTTVAPPRVGVAVGDPEHSWPGADDATDTWEPVECEEAAPPAAVARLLGVAQDTPVHVVRRSRMSHGQPLAAELVYIPAESVPGLSAIDAPSGAARARTVLRELRRLELEGQEQSVELGSARADDARQLDRLPGAPVLLVTTRYVAEGRTAAVAIATYRADTCRLTFGDAGAGVHLLAG; via the coding sequence GTGGGGACCACGCAGCTCGAATCGGTGCCGGAGCCGAAGTACTGGCACCTGAAGACCGTGCTCAGCGACGCGCTCGACTCGGAGTTCGCCGTGGGCGAGATCCTGCCCAACGAGCGCGAGCTCGCCGCCCGCTTCGGTGTCGCCCGCGCGACGCTCCGGCAGGCCCTGGAACAGCTGGAGCTGGAAGGCCGGTTGCAGCGTCGTCGCGGTGTCGGCACCACCGTCGCGCCGCCCCGGGTGGGCGTGGCGGTCGGCGACCCGGAGCACAGCTGGCCCGGGGCCGACGACGCCACCGACACCTGGGAGCCGGTCGAGTGCGAGGAGGCCGCGCCGCCCGCGGCCGTCGCCAGGCTGCTGGGCGTCGCCCAGGACACCCCGGTGCACGTCGTACGGCGCAGCCGGATGTCACACGGCCAGCCGCTCGCGGCCGAACTCGTCTACATCCCGGCGGAGTCCGTGCCCGGCCTCAGCGCCATCGACGCCCCCAGCGGCGCGGCCCGCGCCCGCACCGTGCTGCGCGAGCTCCGCCGGCTCGAGCTGGAGGGCCAGGAGCAGTCCGTGGAGCTCGGCTCCGCCCGCGCGGACGACGCCCGGCAGCTCGACCGCCTCCCCGGTGCCCCGGTCCTGCTCGTCACCACCCGCTATGTCGCGGAGGGCCGTACCGCGGCCGTCGCCATCGCGACCTACCGCGCCGACACCTGCCGGCTGACCTTCGGCGACGCGGGCGCGGGCGTCCACCTCCTGGCCGGCTGA
- a CDS encoding HNH endonuclease family protein, giving the protein MGLERTIATWAAVATAGTGLALSAVPAWAAPGATVTTTLREAIAALSVADEDRTGYTRDAFRHWVDADRDGCNTRNEVLIEEATVAPAVGGRCVLTGGEWHSYYDDVDQTNASGLDIDHMVPLAEAWDSGASAWSAQERQEYANDLGDPRSLVAVTASENRKKADQDPDEWLPPDDEALCRYVTEWTVVKTRWRLAVDDGEAAALQRLGAGCPDASITVVLAR; this is encoded by the coding sequence ATGGGACTGGAGCGCACGATCGCCACATGGGCCGCGGTCGCCACCGCGGGTACGGGGCTGGCCCTTTCGGCCGTGCCGGCGTGGGCGGCGCCGGGCGCCACCGTGACCACCACGCTGCGCGAGGCGATCGCGGCGCTGTCCGTCGCCGACGAGGACCGCACGGGGTACACACGCGACGCGTTCCGGCACTGGGTGGACGCCGACCGCGACGGCTGCAACACCCGCAACGAGGTGCTGATCGAGGAGGCGACCGTGGCGCCCGCGGTCGGGGGACGGTGCGTGCTCACCGGCGGGGAGTGGCACTCCTACTACGACGACGTCGACCAGACCAACGCGAGCGGCCTCGACATCGACCACATGGTGCCGCTCGCGGAGGCGTGGGACAGCGGGGCCTCCGCCTGGAGCGCGCAGGAGCGGCAGGAGTACGCCAACGACCTGGGCGATCCGCGCTCCCTGGTGGCGGTGACGGCCTCCGAGAACCGGAAGAAGGCCGATCAGGACCCCGACGAGTGGCTGCCGCCGGACGACGAGGCCCTCTGTCGGTATGTCACCGAGTGGACGGTGGTGAAGACCCGCTGGCGGCTGGCGGTCGACGACGGCGAGGCGGCCGCGCTCCAGCGGCTCGGGGCGGGCTGCCCCGACGCCTCGATCACGGTGGTGCTCGCCCGCTGA
- a CDS encoding SDR family oxidoreductase, giving the protein MDQITVVTGGGRGIGAAVALRLARTGHSIAIGYERARERAEETAAVVRAEGVRCLTVQVDTSVAEQVEALFDTVKAELGTITGLVNNAGITGPLGRFTDASPEVMRRVVDVNVTGALLCARRAAREMSTRLGGRGGAIVNISSGAATTGSPGEYVHYAASKAAVDAMTVGLSKELAQEGIRVNSVQPGMVVTEIHAAMGDPERPWRNPDRVPMRRPGEPEEIAGAVAWLLSPEASYTSGAVLRVAGGL; this is encoded by the coding sequence ATGGATCAGATCACGGTGGTCACCGGCGGGGGCCGTGGCATCGGGGCGGCCGTCGCGCTGCGGCTGGCCCGCACGGGGCACAGCATCGCCATCGGGTACGAGCGGGCCCGGGAACGGGCCGAGGAGACCGCGGCCGTGGTGCGCGCGGAAGGGGTGCGGTGCCTGACGGTCCAGGTGGACACCAGCGTCGCGGAGCAGGTCGAGGCCCTGTTCGACACGGTGAAGGCGGAGTTGGGGACGATCACGGGGCTGGTCAACAACGCCGGAATCACCGGACCGCTGGGTCGCTTCACCGACGCCTCGCCCGAGGTGATGCGCCGTGTCGTCGACGTCAACGTGACCGGCGCCCTGCTCTGTGCGCGTCGCGCGGCGCGTGAGATGTCCACCCGGCTGGGCGGCCGCGGCGGGGCCATCGTCAACATCTCCTCCGGCGCCGCGACCACCGGCAGCCCGGGTGAGTATGTGCACTACGCGGCCAGCAAGGCGGCGGTGGACGCGATGACGGTGGGGCTGTCGAAGGAGCTGGCGCAGGAGGGCATCCGGGTCAACTCGGTGCAGCCCGGCATGGTCGTCACCGAGATCCACGCCGCCATGGGCGACCCGGAGCGGCCCTGGCGAAACCCGGACCGGGTGCCGATGCGCCGGCCCGGCGAACCCGAGGAGATCGCCGGAGCGGTCGCCTGGCTGCTCTCCCCGGAGGCGTCGTACACCTCCGGCGCCGTGCTGCGGGTGGCCGGCGGCCTGTGA
- a CDS encoding RNA polymerase sigma-70 factor, translated as MGDDPTDTATPTAVFQEHRTLLIGVAYRMLGSVVDAEDVVQEAWLRWAGADRAEVREPRGYLVRITTRLAIDRLRQSRSRREAYVGPWLPEPLVTGFGEAVPDTAERAMLAESVSFAVLVVMESLSPLERAVFVLREAFGLPYGEIAAALDRGEPAVRQLAARARRHVDERRPRYSVDPAERRALTEQFIDAAAGGDLGRLLALLAPGVRLIGDGGGKAQAPLRVLETADHVGRFLAGAAARMPGAELSLTELNGQLAVVLSVDGRPDMAFSLDVADGAIACVYIVRNPEKLAGVLE; from the coding sequence CTGGGCGACGACCCCACCGACACCGCGACGCCGACCGCGGTCTTCCAGGAACACCGCACCCTGCTGATCGGGGTGGCGTACCGGATGCTGGGCAGCGTGGTCGACGCGGAGGACGTCGTCCAGGAGGCCTGGCTGCGTTGGGCCGGAGCGGACCGTGCGGAGGTCCGCGAACCGCGCGGCTACCTCGTGCGGATCACCACCCGACTCGCCATCGACCGGCTGCGGCAGTCGCGGTCGCGGCGCGAGGCGTATGTGGGGCCGTGGCTTCCCGAGCCGCTGGTGACCGGCTTCGGGGAGGCGGTGCCGGACACCGCGGAGCGCGCGATGCTGGCCGAGTCGGTCTCCTTCGCCGTGCTGGTCGTCATGGAGTCGCTCTCGCCGCTGGAGCGCGCGGTGTTCGTGCTGCGGGAGGCGTTCGGCCTGCCGTACGGGGAGATCGCCGCCGCCCTGGACCGCGGTGAGCCGGCGGTGCGTCAACTGGCCGCCCGGGCCCGGCGCCATGTGGACGAGCGCAGGCCGCGGTACTCCGTGGACCCGGCGGAGCGGCGCGCCCTCACCGAGCAGTTCATCGACGCGGCCGCCGGGGGCGACCTCGGCCGGCTGCTGGCGCTGCTCGCCCCCGGCGTCCGCCTGATCGGCGACGGCGGCGGCAAGGCGCAGGCGCCGTTGCGGGTGCTGGAGACCGCCGACCACGTCGGCCGTTTCCTGGCCGGCGCCGCGGCGCGGATGCCGGGCGCCGAACTCTCCCTCACCGAGCTCAACGGGCAGTTGGCGGTGGTGCTCTCCGTCGACGGCCGCCCCGACATGGCGTTCAGCCTCGATGTCGCGGACGGCGCCATCGCCTGCGTGTACATCGTGCGCAACCCGGAGAAGCTGGCCGGGGTGCTGGAGTAG
- a CDS encoding TetR/AcrR family transcriptional regulator, with amino-acid sequence MTKPQPGLRERKRRRTIETISDTAITLFLDAGYDHVSVAEVAAAAEVSKPTLFRYFPSKEDLVLHRFADHEDEAARVVRGRPAGEAPLDALRRHFLAALDARDPVTGLCDHPQVLAFHQLLYSTPSLVARLHAYTTRSEEALAGALREVLPGGAHAELTARLAAGQIVTAQRILALDNWRCVADGGMTAAQAHPAAVAAAEHAFGLLGDGLADLR; translated from the coding sequence ATGACGAAGCCTCAGCCCGGTCTGCGCGAGCGCAAGCGCCGGCGAACGATCGAGACGATCTCCGACACAGCGATCACCCTCTTCCTCGACGCGGGCTACGACCATGTGTCCGTGGCCGAGGTGGCGGCGGCCGCCGAGGTCTCCAAGCCCACGCTCTTCCGGTACTTCCCCAGCAAAGAGGACCTGGTGCTGCACCGCTTCGCCGATCACGAAGACGAGGCCGCCCGGGTGGTGCGGGGGCGGCCGGCCGGAGAGGCGCCGCTGGACGCGCTGCGCCGACACTTCCTCGCGGCCCTCGACGCCCGCGACCCCGTCACCGGTCTCTGCGACCACCCCCAGGTGCTGGCGTTCCATCAGCTGCTGTACTCCACGCCAAGCCTGGTCGCCCGCCTCCACGCGTACACGACCCGTTCGGAGGAGGCGCTGGCCGGCGCGCTGCGCGAGGTGCTGCCCGGCGGCGCGCACGCCGAGCTCACCGCGCGGCTGGCCGCCGGGCAGATCGTCACCGCCCAGCGGATCCTCGCCCTCGACAACTGGCGGTGCGTCGCCGACGGCGGCATGACGGCGGCTCAGGCGCACCCGGCCGCGGTGGCCGCCGCGGAGCACGCCTTCGGGCTGCTCGGCGACGGCCTCGCCGACCTCCGCTGA
- a CDS encoding alkaline phosphatase D family protein, producing MAIGPESGRAVDRRAVLRGSAAASAAMALPTAALTGLGAAPAQALSGRPRAGWGVQVGDVTTSSGLVWVRSDRLARMVVETSATGSFARPRRWRGPLLGPGTDFTGTTALRGLTPGAQVHYRVLLADPDDPRRTGEPVYGTFRTAPAGRRHGVRFVWSGDLAGQGWGINPDLGGYRVFEEMRRLDPDFFLCSGDNVYADGPIAATVALPDGTTWRNITTEEKSKVAETLDEYRGNFRYNLLDANLRAFNAQVPSIVQWDDHEVVNNWYPGEILTDPRYTEKRVDVLAARARRAFSEYFPVPSLRPDRHGRMYRVVRHGPLLDVFALDMRTHRNANSPGRQSEDAQGILGAEQSAWLKRELSRSRAVWKVIASDMPLGLVVTDGPTDVEAVAQGDPGAPLGRELQIAEVLRHIKHRRITGTVWLTADVHYTSAQHYDPARAAFQDFAPFWEFVTGPLNAGSFPAVKLDRTFGPEQPFVKAPDRANVSPAEGFQFYGEVEIDGDSGELTVRLREVGGGVLFRKVLQPGRVGQ from the coding sequence ATGGCTATCGGACCGGAATCCGGGAGAGCGGTCGACCGGCGGGCGGTGCTGCGGGGCTCCGCCGCCGCGTCCGCGGCGATGGCGCTGCCGACGGCGGCGCTGACGGGACTCGGCGCCGCCCCCGCGCAGGCGCTGTCCGGGCGGCCGCGTGCCGGCTGGGGTGTCCAGGTGGGCGACGTCACCACCTCCTCGGGCCTGGTGTGGGTGCGCTCCGACCGCCTGGCCCGCATGGTCGTGGAGACCTCCGCGACCGGGTCCTTCGCCCGCCCGCGGCGCTGGCGCGGCCCGCTGCTGGGCCCCGGCACGGACTTCACCGGCACCACGGCGCTGCGCGGGCTGACCCCGGGCGCCCAGGTCCACTACCGGGTGCTGCTCGCCGACCCGGACGATCCCCGACGCACCGGCGAGCCGGTGTACGGCACCTTCCGCACCGCGCCCGCGGGGCGTCGGCACGGGGTGCGCTTCGTGTGGTCGGGAGACCTGGCGGGGCAGGGCTGGGGCATCAATCCGGACCTGGGCGGCTACCGCGTCTTCGAGGAGATGCGCCGGCTGGACCCCGACTTCTTCCTGTGCAGCGGCGACAACGTCTACGCCGACGGGCCGATCGCGGCGACCGTCGCCCTGCCGGACGGCACCACCTGGCGCAACATCACCACCGAGGAGAAGTCCAAGGTCGCCGAGACCCTGGACGAGTACCGCGGCAACTTCCGCTACAACCTGTTGGACGCCAACCTCCGCGCCTTCAACGCCCAGGTGCCCTCGATCGTGCAGTGGGACGACCACGAGGTCGTCAACAACTGGTATCCGGGCGAGATCCTCACCGATCCGCGCTACACCGAGAAGCGGGTGGACGTGCTGGCCGCGCGGGCCCGCCGTGCCTTCAGCGAGTACTTCCCCGTCCCCTCGCTCCGCCCGGACCGCCATGGCCGGATGTACCGGGTGGTGCGGCACGGCCCGCTGCTGGACGTGTTCGCCCTGGACATGCGCACCCACCGCAACGCCAACTCGCCGGGCCGACAGTCCGAGGACGCCCAGGGCATCCTGGGTGCCGAGCAGTCGGCCTGGCTCAAGCGGGAGCTGTCGCGCTCCCGCGCGGTGTGGAAGGTGATCGCCTCCGACATGCCGCTGGGCCTGGTGGTGACGGACGGCCCGACGGACGTCGAGGCGGTCGCGCAGGGCGACCCGGGCGCCCCGCTCGGCCGGGAGCTCCAGATCGCCGAGGTGCTGCGGCACATCAAGCACCGGCGGATCACCGGCACGGTATGGCTCACCGCCGACGTCCACTACACCTCCGCCCAGCACTACGACCCCGCGCGGGCGGCGTTCCAGGACTTCGCGCCCTTCTGGGAGTTCGTCACCGGGCCGCTGAACGCCGGCTCGTTCCCCGCGGTGAAGCTGGACCGGACCTTCGGCCCCGAGCAGCCCTTCGTCAAGGCGCCGGACCGGGCCAACGTCTCCCCCGCCGAGGGCTTCCAGTTCTACGGCGAGGTGGAGATCGACGGCGACAGCGGCGAGCTGACGGTCCGCCTGCGCGAGGTGGGCGGCGGGGTACTCTTCCGCAAGGTGCTCCAGCCCGGCCGGGTCGGCCAGTAG
- a CDS encoding GNAT family N-acetyltransferase: protein MTHVTPAHSRRHHHWRRDLVELAALFTAVAVADTIANTIAHGPDGRALLLLSAVTLLATAGFHTWWARRHSHAPPGLATSAPDTAAGAHAPAPAAVPGTESGTAVWRMRTTVRDEPGSLATLCGALARHGVDILTLQAHPLADGTVDEFLLRAPGALSPAELTRAVTAGGGSSTWVERADAHDLVDTPTRVLNLATRTALDAAELPLALRQLLGRCTIRTLPAASLAGRPLAEPLPVEGVLEETVMRLRDPAGGALTIERPYLPFTPTEFARARALVELDARLGPRVPPRHDVLTLPEGNEITVRRAGPGDLAAARAMHERCSTATLEQRYHGPVGDADRYLNHLLSPRHGRTLAAYTASGRLTALGHLLWDGDETEVALLVEDAWQRRGIGSELLRRLVAMAAETECASVYAVTRSANTGMVATMRGLGLPLDYQIEGGTLVITARIAATPAPAPAPVSPPRGHRP, encoded by the coding sequence ATGACTCATGTGACTCCCGCGCACTCCCGTCGCCACCACCACTGGCGGCGTGATCTCGTCGAGCTCGCCGCCCTCTTCACGGCGGTGGCGGTCGCCGACACGATCGCCAACACCATCGCACACGGCCCCGACGGTCGGGCGCTGCTCCTGCTGTCGGCCGTGACCCTGCTGGCCACCGCCGGGTTCCACACCTGGTGGGCCCGGCGGCACAGCCATGCGCCGCCGGGCCTCGCGACATCCGCGCCCGATACCGCCGCCGGGGCCCACGCCCCGGCCCCCGCGGCCGTACCGGGCACCGAGAGCGGCACCGCGGTCTGGCGGATGCGGACGACCGTACGGGACGAGCCGGGCAGCCTCGCCACGCTGTGTGGTGCGCTCGCCCGGCACGGCGTCGACATCCTGACCCTCCAGGCCCATCCGCTGGCCGACGGGACGGTGGACGAGTTCCTGCTGCGCGCCCCCGGTGCCCTGTCGCCGGCCGAGCTGACGCGTGCCGTCACGGCCGGCGGCGGCAGCTCCACCTGGGTCGAGCGGGCCGACGCCCATGACCTGGTCGACACCCCGACCCGCGTGCTGAACCTGGCCACCCGCACCGCGCTGGACGCCGCCGAGCTCCCACTGGCGCTGCGTCAGCTGCTCGGTCGCTGCACCATCCGCACGCTCCCCGCCGCCTCGCTGGCCGGACGGCCGCTGGCCGAACCGCTGCCGGTCGAGGGCGTGCTGGAGGAGACCGTGATGCGGTTGCGCGACCCCGCGGGCGGCGCGCTCACCATCGAGCGACCGTACCTGCCCTTCACCCCGACCGAGTTCGCCCGCGCCCGCGCGCTGGTCGAGCTGGACGCGCGACTCGGCCCCCGCGTGCCGCCTCGGCACGATGTGTTGACGCTGCCCGAGGGGAACGAGATCACCGTGCGCCGCGCGGGCCCCGGCGACCTCGCGGCCGCCCGCGCGATGCACGAGCGTTGCTCGACCGCCACCCTGGAGCAGCGCTACCACGGCCCGGTGGGCGACGCGGACCGCTATCTGAACCATCTGCTGAGCCCGCGCCACGGCCGCACCCTGGCCGCCTACACCGCCTCCGGGCGGCTGACCGCCCTCGGCCATCTGCTCTGGGACGGGGACGAGACCGAGGTCGCGCTGCTGGTCGAGGACGCGTGGCAGCGCCGCGGCATCGGCTCCGAGCTGCTGCGGCGGCTGGTGGCCATGGCCGCGGAGACCGAGTGCGCGAGCGTCTACGCGGTCACCCGCTCGGCCAACACCGGCATGGTGGCGACCATGCGCGGCCTGGGGCTTCCCCTGGACTACCAGATCGAGGGGGGCACCCTCGTCATCACCGCCCGGATCGCCGCGACCCCGGCGCCCGCGCCGGCTCCCGTGTCCCCGCCGCGCGGGCACCGGCCGTAG